In the Populus trichocarpa isolate Nisqually-1 chromosome 1, P.trichocarpa_v4.1, whole genome shotgun sequence genome, one interval contains:
- the LOC18094624 gene encoding protein transport protein SEC16B homolog isoform X2, translated as MATNPPFNVMEDQTDEDFFDKLVDDDFGPPNLDSGPKFTEGSDSDEAKAFANLSIEDTKGGFEGKVENDGAGLDGVKAEESNALESVNSLGLSDGVIESNNDGIGSEVVPETTVCQSSGSLKSGVKEVGWGSFYADSADNGNHGFGSSSDFFNDFGGGSEDFPANIVQSASNVENRGGGGLDNSVSYEQYQDGSQVYGGSVMESVNGLDLSSSQYWENMYPGWKQDANTGQWYQVDAFDATASMQGSADGALGVECVAASASISDGKKEVNYLQQTSQSVVGTVAETSTTESVSSWNQVSQGNNNGYPEHMVFDPQYPGWYYDTMVGEWRSLDSYTPSAQSSTVQTNDQQNQNGFAFSNPYSPNSSSMNAEYGQADKYGYQGYNNQGLHGSGGESYGSYNQQGLNMWQPQTAAKTDTISNFGGNQQLENLYGSNVSMNNHVDQQNAFNYSGTVPSYDKASQGYAEANGFVGSQSFVHGGNFSQKSNQETVKQNEQAIFSNDYFSSQKQASVPHQSFQSNQQFSYAPNTGRSSAGRPPHALVTFGFGGKLIVMKDSSSLRKTSFSSQDHVGGSISVMNLMEIILGSSDNASSVGGGTCSYFHALCQQSFPGPLVGGNVGNKELNKWIDERIAHCESLGVNQRKGEVLRLLLALLKIACQHYGKLRSPFGTDNLLKESDAPESAVAKLFASAKKNSTHFSEYGALDHCLQNMPFEGQIRATASEVQHLLVSGRKKEALQCAQEGQLWGPALVLASQLGDQYYVDTVKLMALRQLVAGSPLRTLCLLIAGQPAEVFSTDSNVHGGFPGDLSIPQQPVQFGANRMLDDWEENLAVITANRTKDDELVLMHLGDCLWKDRSEITAAHICYLIAEANFESYSDTARLCLIGADHWKHPRTYANPEAIQRTELYEYSKVLGNSQFILLPFQPYKLIYAYMLAEVGKVSDSLKYCQAVLKSLKTGRAPEVETWKLLVLSLEERIRAHQQGGFTTNLAPGKIVGKLLNFFDSTAHRVVGGLPPPAPSASQGSVPDSHHQLVAPRVSGSQSTMTMSSLISSASTEPISEWAADGNKMTMHNRSVSEPDFGRSPIQADSSTQGTPSSTQSKASGSVGSSRFGRFGFGSQLLQKTVGLVLRPRSDKQAKLGEKNKFYYDEKLKRWVEEGVEPTAEAAALAPPPTTLGFQNGGSDYNLKSALKNEVSPTDGNSTFKSPTSTDHPSGIPPIPASSNQFSARGRMGVRARYVDTFNQGGGKPANLFQSPSVPSVKPAVASNAKFFVPAPAPAPAPSLEYSMEAIAENIQEDSATTEKPSTFNMKENDYPQPSTSSSAMAMQRFPSMDNITRKGGMINGKDLVSSNSRRTASWSGSFSDSFSPPKVMESKSPGEALGMTPSSFMPSDQSMTRMPSSSSFGDELHEVEL; from the exons ATGGCTACGAATCCTCCATTTAACGTGATGGAGGATCAGACGGATGAGGATTTCTTTGATAAGTTAGTTGATGATGATTTTGGGCCCCCTAATTTGGATTCGGGCCCTAAGTTCACAGAGGGAAGTGATTCTGATGAGGCGAAAGCCTTTGCCAATCTCAGTATTGAGGATACAAAAGGTGGATTCGAGGGGAAGGTTGAAAATGATGGTGCAGGATTGGATGGTGTGAAGGCGGAGGAGAGTAATGCGTTGGAGTCAGTGAATTCGTTGGGCTTGTCTGATGGGGTGATTGAGTCAAATAATGATGGGATTGGATCGGAGGTTGTGCCTGAGACTACTGTTTGTCAAAGCAGTGGATCATTGAAATCAGGGGTTAAGGAAGTGGGGTGGGGTTCGTTTTACGCAGATTCTGCGGACAATGGGAATCATGGGTTTGGTTCGtcctctgatttttttaatgattttggagGCGGTTCAGAAGATTTTCCTGCAAATATAGTTCAAAGTGCTAGTAATGTAGAGAATAGGGGTGGTGGAGGTTTGGATAATTCGGTCAGTTATGAGCAATATCAAGATGGTTCACAAGTTTATGGAGGATCGGTGATGGAGAGTGTGAATGGACTGGACTTGAGTAGCAGTCAGTATTGGGAAAACATGTATCCTGGATGGAAGCAAGATGCAAACACTGGGCAGTGGTATCAAGTGGATGCTTTTGATGCTACAGCAAGCATGCAAGGGAGCGCTGATGGTGCTTTGGGGGTTGAATGTGTGGCTGCTTCGGCCTCAATCTCTGATGGGAAAAAAGAGGTTAATTATTTGCAGCAGACTTCACAGTCTGTGGTGGGAACTGTGGCTGAGACTAGTACAACCGAGAGTGTGTCTAGCTGGAATCAGGTTTCCCAAGGGAATAATAATGGTTACCCTGAACATATGGTTTTTGACCCACAATATCCTGGTTGGTATTATGATACAATGGTGGGAGAATGGCGCTCATTGGACAGTTACACACCATCTGCACAATCATCAACTGTTCAAACTAATGATCAGCAGAATCAAAATGGATTCGCATTTAGCAATCCTTATTCCCCAAATAGTAGTAGCATGAATGCTGAGTACGGACAAGCTGACAAGTATGGCTATCAGGGCTATAATAACCAAGGCCTACATGGCAGCGGGGGTGAGTCTTATGGTAGCTACAATCAACAGGGTTTGAATATGTGGCAACCTCAGACTGCTGCCAAGACAGATACTATTTCGAATTTTGGTGGAAACCAGCAATTAGAGAATTTATATGGTTCAAATGTGTCCATGAACAACCATGTGGATCAGCAGAATGCTTTTAATTATTCGGGGACAGTTCCATCATATGACAAAGCAAGTCAAGGTTATGCTGAGGCTAACGGATTTGTTGGGTCACAAAGTTTTGTACACGGCGGGAACTTCAGTCAGAAGAGTAATCAGGAAACTGTAAAACAGAATGAACAAGCAATCTTTTCAAACGATTACTTTAGCAGTCAGAAACAAGCAAGTGTTCCCCATCAATCATTTCAGAGCAACCAGCAGTTTTCTTATGCTCCCAACACTGGGAGATCATCTGCTGGGCGTCCTCCACATGCACTGGTTACTTTTGGATTTGGTGGGAAGCTCATAGTAATGAAAGATAGCAGTTCTCTTAGGAAAACATCCTTCAGCAGCCAG GATCATGTAGGAGGCTCAATCTCAGTTATGAATTTGATGGAGATTATTTTAGGAAGTAGTGATAATGCTTCAAGTGTTGGAGGGGGCACTTGCAGTTATTTTCATGCTCTCTGCCAACAGTCCTTTCCAGGTCCTTTGGTGGGCGGAAATGTTGGAAATAAAGAATTGAATAAGTGGATTGATGAGAGAATTGCACACTGTGAATCACTTGGtgtaaatcaaagaaaaggcGAAGTATTGAGGTTGCTTCTCGCTTTACTGAAAATAGCTTGTCAGCATTATGGAAAACTTCGATCTCCATTTGGAACTGACAATTTATTGAAG GAGAGCGATGCTCCAGAATCAGCAGTTGCAAAACTCTTTGCATCTGCCAAGAAGAATAGCACACACTTCAGTGAGTATGGTGCCCTTGACCACTGCTTGCAGAATATGCCCTTTGAAGGACAAATTAGG GCAACTGCTTCTGAGGTACAACATCTTCTGGTTTCTGGTAGAAAAAAAGAGGCTTTACAATGTGCACAAGAAGGCCAGCTGTGGGGACCAGCACTTGTTCTTGCGTCACAGCTTGGTGATCAG TACTATGTTGATACTGTCAAGCTAATGGCACTTCGCCAGCTGGTAGCTGGTTCTCCTTTGCGAACATTATGCTTGCTAATAGCAGGGCAACCAGCTGAGGTATTTTCCACAGATTCTAATGTACATGGTGGCTTTCCTGGTGATTTGAGTATCCCTCAACAACCTGTTCAG TTTGGGGCAAACAGAATGCTTGATGACTGGGAAGAGAATTTGGCTGTAATAACTGCAAACAGAACAAAAGATGATGAGCTCGTGCTCATGCATCTTGGAGATTGCCTATGGAAGGATAGAAGTGAG ATTACTGCTGCACACATCTGCTATTTAATAGCGGAAGCAAACTTTGAGTCATATTCAGACACTGCAAGGCTATGCCTAATTGGAGCAGATCACTGGAAGCATCCCCGAACATATGCTAATCCAGAGGCTATTCAG AGAACTGAGTTGTATGAATACTCAAAGGTGCTTGGTAACTCCCAGTTTATCCTGCTACCGTTTCAGCCGTATAAGCTCATCTATGCATACATGCTGGCTGAAGTGGGCAAAGTCTCTGATTCACTTAA GTATTGTCAGGCTGTTTTAAAATCCCTAAAAACTGGTCGAGCTCCTGAAGTAGAAACATGGAAGCTTTTAGTATTATCCCTTGAGGAAAGGATTAGAGCCCATCAGCAG GGTGGATTCACCACAAATTTGGCTCCAGGAAAGATAGTTGGCAAGTTGCTCAACTTTTTTGATAGTACTGCACATCGTGTTGTTGGGGGCCTGCCACCACCCGCACCATCAGCATCACAAGGAAGTGTGCCAGATAGCCATCACCAACTGGTGGCTCCCAGAGTATCAGGTAGTCAGTCAACAATGACCATGTCATCGCTAATATCTTCTGCTTCAACAGAGCCCATAAGTGAATGGGCAGCTGATGGCAATAAAATGACAATGCATAATAGAAGTGTTTCAGAGCCAGACTTTGGTAGAAGTCCAATACAG GCTGATTCATCTACACAAGGAACTCCTTCCAGCACACAAAGTAAGGCATCAGGTTCAGTGGGGTCATCTCGGTTTGGTCGTTTTGGTTTTGGATCACAGCTTTTGCAGAAAACTGTAGGGCTAGTCTTAAGGCCTCGCTCGGATAAACAG GCTAAATTGGGTGAAAAGAACAAATTTTATTATGACGAAAAGCTCAAGAGATGGGTGGAGGAAGGTGTTGAACCCACAGCTGAAGCAGCAGCCTTGGCACCCCCTCCAACAACTCTAGGCTTCCAGAATGGAGGCTCGGACTACAACTTGAAATCCGCTTTGAAGAATGAAGTGTCTCCGACTGATGGGAACTCAACGTTTAAGAGTCCCACTTCAACAGACCATCCTTCAGGGATTCCGCCTATTCCAGCCAGTTCAAATCAATTCTCGGCTCGTGGGCGCATGGGTGTCAGGGCAAG GTATGTTGACACCTTTAACCAAGGTGGTGGAAAACCAGCAAATCTGTTCCAGTCCCCGTCTGTTCCATCTGTCAAACCTGCTGTTGCTTCAAATGCGAAGTTTTTTGTTCCCGCACCCGCACCCGCACCCGCACCATCACTAGAATATTCTATGGAAGCTATAGCAGAGAACATACAAGAAGACAGTGCAACCACTGAAAAACCTTCTACATTCAATATGAAGGAGAATGATTATCCACAGCCTTCCACGTCTTCATCAGCAATGGCTATGCAAAGATTTCCAAGCATGGATAACATTACGAGAAAGGGGGGTATGATAAATGGGAAAGACTTGGTTTCATCCAACTCACGACGAACAGCGTCATGGAGTGGGAGCTTCAGTGATTCATTTAGTCCTCCTAAGGTGATGGAATCCAAATCTCCAGGGGAGGCTTTGGGCATGACCCCTTCATCATTTATGCCTAGTGACCAATCCATGACGCGAATGCCAAGTAGCAGTAGTTTTGGAGATGAACTTCATGAGGTGGAACTTTAA
- the LOC18094624 gene encoding protein transport protein SEC16B homolog isoform X1, with protein MATNPPFNVMEDQTDEDFFDKLVDDDFGPPNLDSGPKFTEGSDSDEAKAFANLSIEDTKGGFEGKVENDGAGLDGVKAEESNALESVNSLGLSDGVIESNNDGIGSEVVPETTVCQSSGSLKSGVKEVGWGSFYADSADNGNHGFGSSSDFFNDFGGGSEDFPANIVQSASNVENRGGGGLDNSVSYEQYQDGSQVYGGSVMESVNGLDLSSSQYWENMYPGWKQDANTGQWYQVDAFDATASMQGSADGALGVECVAASASISDGKKEVNYLQQTSQSVVGTVAETSTTESVSSWNQVSQGNNNGYPEHMVFDPQYPGWYYDTMVGEWRSLDSYTPSAQSSTVQTNDQQNQNGFAFSNPYSPNSSSMNAEYGQADKYGYQGYNNQGLHGSGGESYGSYNQQGLNMWQPQTAAKTDTISNFGGNQQLENLYGSNVSMNNHVDQQNAFNYSGTVPSYDKASQGYAEANGFVGSQSFVHGGNFSQKSNQETVKQNEQAIFSNDYFSSQKQASVPHQSFQSNQQFSYAPNTGRSSAGRPPHALVTFGFGGKLIVMKDSSSLRKTSFSSQDHVGGSISVMNLMEIILGSSDNASSVGGGTCSYFHALCQQSFPGPLVGGNVGNKELNKWIDERIAHCESLGVNQRKGEVLRLLLALLKIACQHYGKLRSPFGTDNLLKESDAPESAVAKLFASAKKNSTHFSEYGALDHCLQNMPFEGQIRATASEVQHLLVSGRKKEALQCAQEGQLWGPALVLASQLGDQYYVDTVKLMALRQLVAGSPLRTLCLLIAGQPAEVFSTDSNVHGGFPGDLSIPQQPVQFGANRMLDDWEENLAVITANRTKDDELVLMHLGDCLWKDRSEITAAHICYLIAEANFESYSDTARLCLIGADHWKHPRTYANPEAIQRTELYEYSKVLGNSQFILLPFQPYKLIYAYMLAEVGKVSDSLKYCQAVLKSLKTGRAPEVETWKLLVLSLEERIRAHQQGGFTTNLAPGKIVGKLLNFFDSTAHRVVGGLPPPAPSASQGSVPDSHHQLVAPRVSGSQSTMTMSSLISSASTEPISEWAADGNKMTMHNRSVSEPDFGRSPIQYQADSSTQGTPSSTQSKASGSVGSSRFGRFGFGSQLLQKTVGLVLRPRSDKQAKLGEKNKFYYDEKLKRWVEEGVEPTAEAAALAPPPTTLGFQNGGSDYNLKSALKNEVSPTDGNSTFKSPTSTDHPSGIPPIPASSNQFSARGRMGVRARYVDTFNQGGGKPANLFQSPSVPSVKPAVASNAKFFVPAPAPAPAPSLEYSMEAIAENIQEDSATTEKPSTFNMKENDYPQPSTSSSAMAMQRFPSMDNITRKGGMINGKDLVSSNSRRTASWSGSFSDSFSPPKVMESKSPGEALGMTPSSFMPSDQSMTRMPSSSSFGDELHEVEL; from the exons ATGGCTACGAATCCTCCATTTAACGTGATGGAGGATCAGACGGATGAGGATTTCTTTGATAAGTTAGTTGATGATGATTTTGGGCCCCCTAATTTGGATTCGGGCCCTAAGTTCACAGAGGGAAGTGATTCTGATGAGGCGAAAGCCTTTGCCAATCTCAGTATTGAGGATACAAAAGGTGGATTCGAGGGGAAGGTTGAAAATGATGGTGCAGGATTGGATGGTGTGAAGGCGGAGGAGAGTAATGCGTTGGAGTCAGTGAATTCGTTGGGCTTGTCTGATGGGGTGATTGAGTCAAATAATGATGGGATTGGATCGGAGGTTGTGCCTGAGACTACTGTTTGTCAAAGCAGTGGATCATTGAAATCAGGGGTTAAGGAAGTGGGGTGGGGTTCGTTTTACGCAGATTCTGCGGACAATGGGAATCATGGGTTTGGTTCGtcctctgatttttttaatgattttggagGCGGTTCAGAAGATTTTCCTGCAAATATAGTTCAAAGTGCTAGTAATGTAGAGAATAGGGGTGGTGGAGGTTTGGATAATTCGGTCAGTTATGAGCAATATCAAGATGGTTCACAAGTTTATGGAGGATCGGTGATGGAGAGTGTGAATGGACTGGACTTGAGTAGCAGTCAGTATTGGGAAAACATGTATCCTGGATGGAAGCAAGATGCAAACACTGGGCAGTGGTATCAAGTGGATGCTTTTGATGCTACAGCAAGCATGCAAGGGAGCGCTGATGGTGCTTTGGGGGTTGAATGTGTGGCTGCTTCGGCCTCAATCTCTGATGGGAAAAAAGAGGTTAATTATTTGCAGCAGACTTCACAGTCTGTGGTGGGAACTGTGGCTGAGACTAGTACAACCGAGAGTGTGTCTAGCTGGAATCAGGTTTCCCAAGGGAATAATAATGGTTACCCTGAACATATGGTTTTTGACCCACAATATCCTGGTTGGTATTATGATACAATGGTGGGAGAATGGCGCTCATTGGACAGTTACACACCATCTGCACAATCATCAACTGTTCAAACTAATGATCAGCAGAATCAAAATGGATTCGCATTTAGCAATCCTTATTCCCCAAATAGTAGTAGCATGAATGCTGAGTACGGACAAGCTGACAAGTATGGCTATCAGGGCTATAATAACCAAGGCCTACATGGCAGCGGGGGTGAGTCTTATGGTAGCTACAATCAACAGGGTTTGAATATGTGGCAACCTCAGACTGCTGCCAAGACAGATACTATTTCGAATTTTGGTGGAAACCAGCAATTAGAGAATTTATATGGTTCAAATGTGTCCATGAACAACCATGTGGATCAGCAGAATGCTTTTAATTATTCGGGGACAGTTCCATCATATGACAAAGCAAGTCAAGGTTATGCTGAGGCTAACGGATTTGTTGGGTCACAAAGTTTTGTACACGGCGGGAACTTCAGTCAGAAGAGTAATCAGGAAACTGTAAAACAGAATGAACAAGCAATCTTTTCAAACGATTACTTTAGCAGTCAGAAACAAGCAAGTGTTCCCCATCAATCATTTCAGAGCAACCAGCAGTTTTCTTATGCTCCCAACACTGGGAGATCATCTGCTGGGCGTCCTCCACATGCACTGGTTACTTTTGGATTTGGTGGGAAGCTCATAGTAATGAAAGATAGCAGTTCTCTTAGGAAAACATCCTTCAGCAGCCAG GATCATGTAGGAGGCTCAATCTCAGTTATGAATTTGATGGAGATTATTTTAGGAAGTAGTGATAATGCTTCAAGTGTTGGAGGGGGCACTTGCAGTTATTTTCATGCTCTCTGCCAACAGTCCTTTCCAGGTCCTTTGGTGGGCGGAAATGTTGGAAATAAAGAATTGAATAAGTGGATTGATGAGAGAATTGCACACTGTGAATCACTTGGtgtaaatcaaagaaaaggcGAAGTATTGAGGTTGCTTCTCGCTTTACTGAAAATAGCTTGTCAGCATTATGGAAAACTTCGATCTCCATTTGGAACTGACAATTTATTGAAG GAGAGCGATGCTCCAGAATCAGCAGTTGCAAAACTCTTTGCATCTGCCAAGAAGAATAGCACACACTTCAGTGAGTATGGTGCCCTTGACCACTGCTTGCAGAATATGCCCTTTGAAGGACAAATTAGG GCAACTGCTTCTGAGGTACAACATCTTCTGGTTTCTGGTAGAAAAAAAGAGGCTTTACAATGTGCACAAGAAGGCCAGCTGTGGGGACCAGCACTTGTTCTTGCGTCACAGCTTGGTGATCAG TACTATGTTGATACTGTCAAGCTAATGGCACTTCGCCAGCTGGTAGCTGGTTCTCCTTTGCGAACATTATGCTTGCTAATAGCAGGGCAACCAGCTGAGGTATTTTCCACAGATTCTAATGTACATGGTGGCTTTCCTGGTGATTTGAGTATCCCTCAACAACCTGTTCAG TTTGGGGCAAACAGAATGCTTGATGACTGGGAAGAGAATTTGGCTGTAATAACTGCAAACAGAACAAAAGATGATGAGCTCGTGCTCATGCATCTTGGAGATTGCCTATGGAAGGATAGAAGTGAG ATTACTGCTGCACACATCTGCTATTTAATAGCGGAAGCAAACTTTGAGTCATATTCAGACACTGCAAGGCTATGCCTAATTGGAGCAGATCACTGGAAGCATCCCCGAACATATGCTAATCCAGAGGCTATTCAG AGAACTGAGTTGTATGAATACTCAAAGGTGCTTGGTAACTCCCAGTTTATCCTGCTACCGTTTCAGCCGTATAAGCTCATCTATGCATACATGCTGGCTGAAGTGGGCAAAGTCTCTGATTCACTTAA GTATTGTCAGGCTGTTTTAAAATCCCTAAAAACTGGTCGAGCTCCTGAAGTAGAAACATGGAAGCTTTTAGTATTATCCCTTGAGGAAAGGATTAGAGCCCATCAGCAG GGTGGATTCACCACAAATTTGGCTCCAGGAAAGATAGTTGGCAAGTTGCTCAACTTTTTTGATAGTACTGCACATCGTGTTGTTGGGGGCCTGCCACCACCCGCACCATCAGCATCACAAGGAAGTGTGCCAGATAGCCATCACCAACTGGTGGCTCCCAGAGTATCAGGTAGTCAGTCAACAATGACCATGTCATCGCTAATATCTTCTGCTTCAACAGAGCCCATAAGTGAATGGGCAGCTGATGGCAATAAAATGACAATGCATAATAGAAGTGTTTCAGAGCCAGACTTTGGTAGAAGTCCAATACAG TATCAGGCTGATTCATCTACACAAGGAACTCCTTCCAGCACACAAAGTAAGGCATCAGGTTCAGTGGGGTCATCTCGGTTTGGTCGTTTTGGTTTTGGATCACAGCTTTTGCAGAAAACTGTAGGGCTAGTCTTAAGGCCTCGCTCGGATAAACAG GCTAAATTGGGTGAAAAGAACAAATTTTATTATGACGAAAAGCTCAAGAGATGGGTGGAGGAAGGTGTTGAACCCACAGCTGAAGCAGCAGCCTTGGCACCCCCTCCAACAACTCTAGGCTTCCAGAATGGAGGCTCGGACTACAACTTGAAATCCGCTTTGAAGAATGAAGTGTCTCCGACTGATGGGAACTCAACGTTTAAGAGTCCCACTTCAACAGACCATCCTTCAGGGATTCCGCCTATTCCAGCCAGTTCAAATCAATTCTCGGCTCGTGGGCGCATGGGTGTCAGGGCAAG GTATGTTGACACCTTTAACCAAGGTGGTGGAAAACCAGCAAATCTGTTCCAGTCCCCGTCTGTTCCATCTGTCAAACCTGCTGTTGCTTCAAATGCGAAGTTTTTTGTTCCCGCACCCGCACCCGCACCCGCACCATCACTAGAATATTCTATGGAAGCTATAGCAGAGAACATACAAGAAGACAGTGCAACCACTGAAAAACCTTCTACATTCAATATGAAGGAGAATGATTATCCACAGCCTTCCACGTCTTCATCAGCAATGGCTATGCAAAGATTTCCAAGCATGGATAACATTACGAGAAAGGGGGGTATGATAAATGGGAAAGACTTGGTTTCATCCAACTCACGACGAACAGCGTCATGGAGTGGGAGCTTCAGTGATTCATTTAGTCCTCCTAAGGTGATGGAATCCAAATCTCCAGGGGAGGCTTTGGGCATGACCCCTTCATCATTTATGCCTAGTGACCAATCCATGACGCGAATGCCAAGTAGCAGTAGTTTTGGAGATGAACTTCATGAGGTGGAACTTTAA
- the LOC18094625 gene encoding peroxisome biogenesis protein 19-2, with amino-acid sequence MADQHDDLEQLLDSAVDDFQTLNLAPASQRSGDGNEENRKQKEEEKGTCLPSLPTGVQGLGMGLPDLKSKKKGKKKVSKESHVEEALDKLREQAREAVKGLESVTAASKPDDSTKDAFTDDWVKQFEELAGSQDMESIVETMMQQLLSKEILYEPMKEIGERYPKWLEEHKASLNKEDHERYSHQYELIKDLNDVYDSDPSNYNKIFDLMQKMQECGQPPNDIVQELAPDIDFANLGQISPEMLEAQGNCCIM; translated from the exons ATGGCGGACCAACACGACGACTTAGAACAACTCCTTGACA GTGCTGTTGATGATTTCCAGACTCTCAACCTTGCTCCTGCTTCTCAAAG AAGTGGAGATGGTAATGAAGAGAACAGAAAGcagaaagaggaagagaaagggACCTGTCTTCCTTCATTGCCAACTGGTGTTCAAGGGTTGGGAATGGGATTGCCTGACttgaaaagcaagaaaaaagggaaaaaaaaggtttctaaAGAATCCCATGTTGAGGAGGCTCTTGATAAGCTTAGAGAACAGGCTAGGGAGGCTGTTAAAGGATTGGAGTCTGTCACAGCCGCATCTAAGCCTGATGATTCTACCAAGGATGCATTTACGGATGATTGGGTTAAGCAGTTTGAGGAGCTTGCTGGTTCTCAG GACATGGAATCTATTGTGGAGACCATGATGCAACAGCTTTTATCTAAGGAGATTCTTTACGAACCCATGAAAGAAATTGGAGAAAGATATCCAAAGTGGTTGGAAGAACACAAAGCCAGTCTGAACAAAGAAGACCATGAGCGTTACTCACATCAATATGAACTCATAAAAGATCTTAATGATGTCTACGACAGTGATCCTAGTAACTATaacaagatatttgatctcatgCAGAAAATGCAAGAATGTGGCCAACCACCAAATGATATTGTCCAAGAGCTTGCTCCTGATATCGACTTTGCTAATCTCGGCCAAAT ATCTCCAGAGATGCTCGAGGCCCAGGGGAATTGTTGCATAATGTGA
- the LOC18094626 gene encoding putative glucuronosyltransferase PGSIP8, translated as MASSREPWLMLRFLLVLVFAVYKTTAFGEVMRAPQIEQQQQEGQRQRHKNAYATMMYMGTPRDYDFYVAIRVMLRSLARLHVDADLVVIASHDVPLRWVHTMEQEDGARVMRVENVDNPYKNQPNFNRRFKLTLNKLYVWKLIEYERVVMLDADNLFLRRADELFQCGQFCAVFINPCIFHTGLFVLQPSMEVFKDMLHQLEIGKENPDGADQGFISGYFPDLLDMPMFHPPLNGTTVNGSYRLPLGYQMDATYYYLRLRWNVPCGPNSVITFPGASWLKPWYWWSWPVLPLGIQWHEQRRQSLGYGTETPMALIQCIVYLGIIAVTRLARPNISKICYRRTEKNISVIQAGLKMLAIWSILAAYLLPCIIIPCTIHPLLGWGLYLLGSFALCSMAINAFMLPMLPVLTPCLGIFGVLLVMAFPLYPNGIIRCLSIFGYAFCAAPFLWVSLVKIMASLQASLERENFFPRLGESSPPSGFNKLY; from the exons ATGGCTTCTTCTCGAGAGCCTTGGTTAATGTTGAGGTTTTTGCTGGTTTTAGTTTTCGCTGTGTATAAAACGACAGCGTTTGGAGAGGTCATGAGGGCACCCCAGatagagcagcagcagcaagaggGGCAACGCCAGCGGCACAAAAACGCATATGCGACGATGATGTATATGGGGACGCCAAGAGACTATGATTTCTACGTGGCTATACGTGTCATGCTCAGATCTCTTGCTAGATTACACGTGGATGCTGATCTCGTCGTCATTGCCTCTCACGATGTTCCTCTCCGTTGGGTTCATACCAT GGAACAGGAAGATGGCGCAAGGGTAATGAGAGTGGAAAATGTGGACAATCCTTATAAGAACCAACCCAATTTCAATAGGAGATTTAAGTTAACATTGAACAAACTCTACGTATggaaattgattgaatatgaGAGGGTCGTCATGCTTGATGCTGACAATCTTTTCCTTAGAAGAGCTGATGAGCTTTTCCAATGTGGACAGTTCTGTGCAGTCTTCATCAACCCCTGCATCTTCCATACTGGCCTCTTTGTGCTGCAG CCATCCATGGAAGTGTTTAAGGACATGCTTCATCAGTTGGAAATTGGGAAAGAAAACCCAGATGGTGCAGACCAAGGTTTCATAAGCGGCTACTTCCCAGACTTGCTTGATATGCCGATGTTCCATCCACCTCTAAATGGCACCACAGTCAACGGGTCCTATAGACTTCCTTTGGGCTACCAAATGGATGCCACTTATTATT ATCTTAGACTCCGCTGGAACGTACCCTGTGGGCCTAACAGCGTGATTACTTTCCCTGGTGCATCATGGTTGAAACCATGGTATTGGTGGTCATGGCCTGTCTTGCCATTGGGCATTCAATGGCATGAACAACGTCGCCAAAGTCTCGG ATACGGGACAGAAACGCCCATGGCACTCATTCAGTGCATAGTTTACCTAGGTATAATAGCAGTAACGCGTCTAGCACGGCCAAATATCTCCAAGATTTGCTATCGGCGAACAGAAAAGAACATCTCCGTAATACAAGCCGGTCTTAAAATGCTAGCAATATGGTCAATTCTTGCAGCCTATTTACTCCCCTGCATCATCATTCCTTGCACAATTCATCCATTATTAGGCTGGGGATTGTACTTGCTCGGTTCTTTTGCACTTTGCTCCATGGCTATCAATGCGTTTATGCTGCCGATGTTACCAGTTTTGACTCCATGCCTAGGGATATTCGGGGTCCTCTTGGTCATGGCATTTCCTCTCTACCCGAATGGTATTATAAGATGTTTATCTATTTTCGGTTACGCATTTTGTGCTGCACCTTTTCTCTGGGTATCACTGGTTAAGATCATGGCAAGCCTTCAAGCATCACTTGAAAGGGAAAACTTCTTCCCTAGATTGGGTGAATCTTCGCCACCTTCTGGATTCAACAAGTTATATTAG